DNA sequence from the Rhodothermales bacterium genome:
GACGTGAAGGGGCCGGCGTCCGCGACGAAGACGTTTTTCGCCTCGTGAGCCTGGCAATGCGCGTTCAGCACCGAGCTGCGCGGGTCGCTGCCCATGCGGGTGGCGCCTACCTCGTGGATGATCTGCCCCGGCGCCAGGATGCCGTAGCCTTCTTCCTTCGTCGGCATCGGGGTGATCGGCGTGCCACCCATCGCATGGATGATCTCGCGGGCGGTCTCCTGCATGTGCTTGACCTGCAGGTATTCCTGGTCGCTGAACCGGACGTCAAACTTGAGCACGGGGATGCCGAATTTGTCGACGACCTGCGGATCGATGGTGCAGCGGTTTTCCTTCCGGGCTATCATCTCGCCGCGTCCCGAGAAGCCGACGATCGCGCCGTAGAGGCTGCGGTAGTCGTTCTTGAGCTGTTCGCCGTAGCCGCCGCCGCCGCGCGGCCGGCGCATGCCGAGCGCGTAGTCGACGCCGTTATAGTGGTCGATGCCCCCCATGAAGCCGGCGCCGGGCATCCGCCGGCCCCCCCAGATCTCGAAGTGGTAGCCGCGCTGGAAGTCGAGCTTCTTGTTGTCCAGCCACCACGGGATGTACACGTGCATACCGCCCACGCCGTCTTCGTTGTGGGGCTTCTGGTTGATCAGCTGCGGGATGATGCCCGCGATGCTCGTGCCGGTGGAGTCGGTGATGTACCGCCCGACGGCATCGCTGGAGTTCGAGAGCCCGTTCGGGTGCTGCGGGGATTTCGAGTTGAGCAGCAGGCGGGCGGACTCGCACGCGCTCGCGGCGAGGACCACCACGCGGGCCTTGACCTGGTATTCCTGCATGTCCTGTGTATTCACGTAGGAGACGCCGGTCGCCAGGCCTTCGCCGTTCGTCGTCACCTCGCGCGCCATCGCGTGCGGGATGATCTCGAGGTTGCCGGAGGCCAGCGCCGGCCGCAGG
Encoded proteins:
- a CDS encoding GMC family oxidoreductase, translating into MKHSLPNIISSQEYDVCIVGSGAGGGMAAKVLAEAGAKVVVLEAGPTWYSESDGAMFKWNYESMRRGAATPERHFGEFDACLGGWSLDGEPYTHAPGTEWKWFRGRMLGGRTHHWGRISLRFGPNDFKGRSIDGEGDDWPIGYDDIKPYYDKVDQLVGLFGTNEGLYNEPDGIFLPPPKPRCYELLVKKTCDTINIPVIPSRLSILTRPHNGRAACHYCSQCGRGCATNSNFSSPSVLLRPALASGNLEIIPHAMAREVTTNGEGLATGVSYVNTQDMQEYQVKARVVVLAASACESARLLLNSKSPQHPNGLSNSSDAVGRYITDSTGTSIAGIIPQLINQKPHNEDGVGGMHVYIPWWLDNKKLDFQRGYHFEIWGGRRMPGAGFMGGIDHYNGVDYALGMRRPRGGGGYGEQLKNDYRSLYGAIVGFSGRGEMIARKENRCTIDPQVVDKFGIPVLKFDVRFSDQEYLQVKHMQETAREIIHAMGGTPITPMPTKEEGYGILAPGQIIHEVGATRMGSDPRSSVLNAHCQAHEAKNVFVADAGPFTSQAHKNTTWTILALAWRTADYIVDQRKKGNL